The Bacillota bacterium genome contains a region encoding:
- a CDS encoding glycine betaine/L-proline ABC transporter ATP-binding protein, which translates to MSAKLQVENLTKLFGRPTKQVMSMLKQGVAKDEILKKTGCTVGVNSVSFEVEEGEVFVIMGLSGSGKSTLIRCLNLLNKPTSGKILVDGEDVSKYSKQELRQFRQNKMAMVFQHFGLFTHMTVQENVEYGLMVKGVPRAERSEKALEVLESVGLGGWQDKRPGQLSGGMQQRVGLARALATDPDILLMDEPFSALDPLIRRDMQMELLELQENLKKTIIFITHDINEAFKLGDRVAVMKDGVIEQVGTPEEILANPASAYIKDFVQDVDRSRVLQAKDVMFTPSALLSQKSGLKTAIREMETNGISSIFIVGPERKLLGLITIDDAINALKENKTIRDILIHDYPTTGPEAYVHELIPLAKDTRYPIAVLNEQERLLGIIVRASVISALV; encoded by the coding sequence ATGAGTGCAAAATTGCAGGTAGAAAACTTGACCAAGCTCTTTGGCCGTCCCACCAAGCAGGTGATGAGCATGCTGAAGCAGGGCGTTGCCAAAGATGAAATTTTAAAGAAAACCGGCTGCACTGTCGGTGTAAATAGTGTTTCTTTTGAGGTTGAGGAGGGCGAAGTTTTCGTAATCATGGGGCTCTCGGGCAGCGGTAAGTCGACTTTGATTCGCTGCCTGAACCTGTTGAACAAACCTACCAGCGGCAAGATTTTGGTGGACGGCGAGGATGTATCAAAATACTCTAAGCAGGAACTGCGCCAGTTCCGGCAAAACAAGATGGCGATGGTGTTCCAGCACTTTGGGCTCTTTACCCATATGACGGTGCAGGAAAACGTCGAATACGGCCTCATGGTCAAGGGCGTGCCCCGGGCCGAGCGCAGCGAAAAGGCGCTGGAAGTGCTGGAGAGTGTCGGCCTCGGGGGCTGGCAGGACAAGCGCCCCGGCCAGCTGAGCGGCGGCATGCAGCAGCGGGTGGGATTGGCCCGGGCGTTGGCCACCGACCCCGACATCCTCCTGATGGACGAGCCATTCAGTGCTTTGGATCCGCTAATCCGGCGGGACATGCAGATGGAGCTCCTGGAGCTACAGGAGAATCTCAAAAAGACAATTATCTTTATCACCCACGACATCAATGAAGCGTTTAAACTAGGGGACCGGGTGGCAGTGATGAAGGATGGTGTGATCGAGCAGGTTGGCACCCCGGAGGAAATCCTCGCCAACCCGGCCAGCGCTTATATAAAGGACTTTGTCCAGGATGTGGACCGCTCCCGGGTGCTCCAGGCCAAGGATGTAATGTTTACGCCCAGCGCCCTGCTTTCCCAGAAGTCCGGCCTAAAGACGGCGATCCGGGAGATGGAGACCAATGGCATCTCAAGCATCTTCATCGTTGGTCCAGAGCGCAAACTGTTGGGCCTGATTACCATTGATGATGCCATCAACGCCTTGAAGGAAAACAAAACTATCCGGGATATCCTTATCCATGACTATCCCACCACCGGCCCCGAGGCCTATGTTCATGAGCTGATACCGTTGGCCAAAGACACCCGCTACCCGATAGCGGTGCTCAACGAACAGGAACGCCTGCTGGGTATCATTGTCCGGGCATCGGTAATATCTGCGTTGGTGTAA
- a CDS encoding SagB/ThcOx family dehydrogenase, with protein MKDVGKQFLQATSYPYVSESDQNQEVPCPDLETPLPAGHKIIDLPAPEQTEVKDVTVSNAINRRRSKRNFDDKPVSLMDLSYLLWSTNGVKEKLEIASLRTVPSAGARHPFDTWLAVHNVDGLEPGLYRYLAFSHQLALIKPDKDITEHIVEGSMRQKWIRTAAVTFIWVAVPYRCAWRYSERAWRYIFLDAGHVCQNLYLASEEIGWGCCAVAAYDDAFMNKMLGLDGEEQFVIYMAPAGQLKGRK; from the coding sequence ATGAAAGATGTCGGTAAGCAGTTTTTACAAGCAACCAGTTACCCCTATGTCAGCGAATCGGATCAAAACCAGGAAGTGCCCTGTCCCGATCTGGAAACGCCGCTGCCCGCGGGCCATAAAATTATCGACCTGCCGGCGCCGGAACAAACCGAAGTAAAAGATGTGACAGTAAGCAACGCAATCAACCGGCGGCGCAGCAAGCGCAATTTCGATGACAAACCGGTGAGCCTGATGGACTTATCCTACCTGCTGTGGAGCACCAACGGCGTCAAAGAGAAGCTGGAGATTGCCAGTCTGCGCACAGTGCCCTCAGCCGGCGCCCGACACCCCTTTGACACCTGGCTGGCTGTACATAATGTGGATGGTCTCGAACCCGGACTCTACCGCTACCTGGCCTTCAGCCATCAGCTGGCCCTGATCAAGCCCGACAAGGATATCACCGAGCACATTGTCGAGGGCAGCATGCGCCAGAAGTGGATCCGCACCGCCGCCGTCACCTTTATCTGGGTGGCCGTGCCCTACCGCTGCGCCTGGCGCTACAGCGAACGGGCCTGGCGCTATATTTTCCTGGATGCCGGCCATGTCTGTCAAAACCTTTACCTGGCCAGCGAGGAGATTGGCTGGGGCTGTTGTGCAGTTGCCGCCTATGACGATGCGTTCATGAATAAAATGCTAGGTCTCGATGGCGAAGAGCAGTTTGTCATCTACATGGCCCCGGCCGGCCAACTCAAAGGACGGAAGTAA
- a CDS encoding AbrB/MazE/SpoVT family DNA-binding domain-containing protein, with protein MNRSTPCPEMPYDKRRIHISSKRQITIPAKYFEALGLSKEVDCIYAKDMLILTPVKNQDAFSEEILADLIAQGYSGEELLTEFKKINRQVRPAVEQLIEEADAIAEAASHNYHDPTDEVFDPGNDNTSGE; from the coding sequence ATGAATCGCTCCACACCTTGTCCGGAGATGCCTTATGATAAACGTCGCATCCACATTTCTTCTAAACGCCAGATAACAATTCCGGCTAAATATTTTGAAGCATTGGGGCTTTCTAAAGAAGTGGACTGCATCTATGCGAAAGACATGTTGATACTCACCCCAGTGAAAAACCAAGATGCCTTTAGCGAAGAAATTTTAGCAGACTTGATTGCCCAAGGATATTCCGGAGAGGAATTACTGACAGAGTTCAAAAAAATTAATCGTCAGGTTCGCCCGGCTGTAGAACAACTGATTGAGGAGGCTGACGCAATCGCTGAAGCAGCATCCCATAATTATCATGATCCAACAGATGAGGTTTTTGACCCGGGAAACGATAACACGTCTGGAGAATAA
- a CDS encoding zinc/iron permease, whose protein sequence is MTDILVISTLAGLTTVLGAGIAFIWGQPTRGWLAFMLGIAGGVMLAIATMELIPAAMEIGGHVQAVLGVLAGAIVMMLADTLAPENGQKACEKEQWLRTGLLIFFGIAVHNLAEGLAIGAGHIASPALGISIAIGIALHNIPEGMAMAVPLRMGGMKPVLLTALLVFAGLLTAVGAALGYVMFQTSDFLVAGALGLAAGAMYYIVVDELVPRGRKYHRHWAAVGLISGLILGMML, encoded by the coding sequence GTGACAGATATATTAGTTATTAGTACGCTGGCTGGCCTGACAACTGTCTTGGGAGCCGGGATTGCCTTTATCTGGGGGCAGCCGACCCGGGGCTGGCTGGCGTTTATGTTAGGAATTGCCGGCGGTGTGATGCTGGCGATAGCGACGATGGAACTTATTCCTGCGGCAATGGAGATTGGCGGCCATGTTCAGGCGGTGCTGGGTGTCCTGGCCGGCGCAATTGTGATGATGCTGGCGGATACACTGGCCCCGGAGAACGGACAAAAAGCCTGTGAAAAGGAGCAGTGGCTGCGGACCGGGCTGCTGATCTTCTTTGGGATTGCGGTGCATAACCTGGCGGAAGGTCTGGCAATTGGCGCTGGCCATATTGCAAGTCCGGCCCTGGGTATTTCGATTGCAATAGGCATTGCCCTCCATAACATTCCCGAGGGGATGGCAATGGCGGTGCCGCTGCGTATGGGCGGCATGAAACCGGTCCTGCTCACTGCACTATTGGTGTTCGCCGGATTACTGACGGCGGTGGGGGCGGCCCTGGGATACGTGATGTTTCAGACCAGCGATTTCCTGGTGGCGGGGGCCCTGGGTTTGGCCGCCGGCGCCATGTACTACATTGTCGTGGATGAGCTTGTTCCCCGGGGGCGCAAGTACCATCGGCATTGGGCTGCTGTTGGCTTAATTAGCGGACTAATTCTTGGAATGATGCTCTAG
- a CDS encoding ABC transporter substrate-binding protein, which yields MVNRKIILGLLAAVLIIAAGCAPTQGETLVFADAGWDSIQFHNDVAAFIIENGYGYETSVMSGSTPMTFTSLREGSIDIYMETWQETFMDTYNEAIDSGDIIELSVNFDDSRGGYYVPTFVIEGDPERGIEPMAPDLRRVDQLHEYWELFEDPEDSGRGRIVGSPPGWEVDVIMAGKVEGYGLDEYYNYFSPGSDVALATALSSAHEAGEPIVGYYWEPTWLMGMYDFTFLEEDEYDEEQWSQDYTTENPSMPVTVTVNSELPDTAPDVVAFLENYQTSTELTNLALSYMQENGVDTEETALWFLKEYEDLWTQWVPTDVAEQVKEALAE from the coding sequence TTGGTTAATAGAAAAATTATTTTGGGATTATTAGCAGCGGTTTTGATCATCGCTGCCGGTTGTGCCCCGACTCAGGGCGAGACTTTGGTCTTCGCCGACGCAGGTTGGGACAGCATACAGTTTCACAATGATGTTGCCGCGTTTATCATCGAGAATGGTTATGGATATGAGACTTCAGTGATGTCCGGCTCCACGCCGATGACATTTACTTCCCTCAGGGAAGGCAGCATTGACATCTATATGGAGACTTGGCAGGAGACTTTCATGGACACTTATAATGAAGCGATTGACAGCGGCGATATCATCGAGCTGTCGGTCAACTTCGATGACTCCCGGGGCGGTTACTACGTTCCCACCTTTGTCATCGAGGGGGATCCGGAACGGGGTATCGAGCCGATGGCGCCGGACCTGCGCCGGGTTGATCAGCTTCACGAATACTGGGAATTGTTTGAGGACCCCGAAGACTCTGGTCGCGGCCGGATTGTCGGCTCCCCGCCTGGTTGGGAAGTTGATGTAATCATGGCTGGCAAGGTCGAAGGCTACGGGTTGGACGAGTATTATAATTACTTCAGCCCCGGTTCCGATGTGGCCCTGGCCACCGCCTTGTCCAGCGCCCACGAAGCGGGCGAACCAATTGTCGGTTATTACTGGGAGCCCACCTGGTTAATGGGAATGTATGATTTCACTTTCCTGGAAGAGGACGAGTATGACGAGGAGCAATGGTCCCAGGATTACACCACCGAGAACCCGTCGATGCCTGTTACAGTCACTGTGAACAGCGAATTGCCGGATACAGCACCGGATGTGGTGGCATTCCTGGAGAACTATCAGACAAGCACCGAACTGACCAACCTCGCCTTGTCCTACATGCAGGAGAATGGCGTAGACACCGAAGAAACGGCCCTTTGGTTCCTGAAAGAGTATGAGGACCTTTGGACCCAGTGGGTGCCGACAGACGTTGCTGAACAAGTCAAGGAGGCCCTTGCTGAATAA
- the tkt gene encoding transketolase, which yields MNKDQLAVNCIRMLAAESVEKAGSGHPGLPMGGAAIGWTLWSQFLRHFPNDSYWPDRDRFVLSAGHGSALLYALLHIFGYDVSIEDLQQFRQWGSKTPGHPEFGHTDGVETTTGPLGQGFANAVGMAIAEQRLAAEFNRPGFELINHHTYVYMGDGCMMEGITAEAASLAGHLQLGKLIALYDDNQITIDGSTDLSFSEDVGGRYRACGWQVLTVCSGNDTVALAEALHAARANLNQPSLIIVRTQIGYGSPGKQGSAAAHGAPLGAEELARTREYLAWEYPPFTVPEPVTELVEARKQNLTRQYKEWLKLLSRYFDKFPEEAARWRRWHQGDVPAQLATDLASLVFDAPEATRASSARALAVAAEHMPNLCGGSADLNVSTLTYLDGKGDFTATNRRGNNIFFGIREHAMAAICNGLSLHGGLRAFCATFLTFADYLKPALRLSALMRQPVIYVFTHDSIGVGEDGPTHQPVEQLAMLRSIPNLHVLRPADGRETALAWQLAAERRDGPTALILSRQKLPPLVGTGPAVARGAYVLGERPQQADILLLASGSELQLAVAARDRLATEGIVAQVVSMVCQELFALQEDSYRQQVLPPDVPRLGIEAAHPMAWGQLLGPGDICMGLEEFGASAPGPEVMERLGFTTDNIVALAKELVKQIG from the coding sequence ATGAACAAAGACCAGTTGGCTGTTAACTGTATCCGGATGCTGGCCGCTGAGAGCGTGGAGAAGGCCGGTTCCGGTCATCCCGGGCTGCCCATGGGCGGGGCCGCCATTGGCTGGACGCTTTGGTCACAGTTTTTGCGTCACTTTCCCAACGATTCCTACTGGCCGGACCGGGATCGGTTTGTGCTCTCGGCCGGTCATGGGTCGGCATTGTTGTATGCGCTTTTGCATATCTTCGGTTATGATGTATCTATTGAAGATCTCCAACAGTTCCGGCAGTGGGGCTCAAAGACCCCGGGGCATCCGGAGTTTGGCCACACCGACGGGGTGGAGACAACCACAGGGCCCTTGGGCCAGGGGTTCGCCAATGCCGTGGGCATGGCAATTGCGGAGCAGCGCCTGGCCGCCGAATTCAACCGCCCGGGCTTTGAATTGATTAACCACCATACATACGTCTACATGGGAGACGGCTGCATGATGGAGGGAATAACGGCCGAGGCCGCCTCCCTGGCCGGGCACCTGCAGCTCGGCAAGCTGATTGCCCTCTATGACGACAACCAGATAACCATCGACGGCAGTACCGATTTGAGCTTCAGCGAAGATGTGGGCGGTCGCTACCGCGCTTGCGGCTGGCAGGTGCTTACGGTCTGCTCTGGAAACGATACGGTGGCGCTTGCGGAAGCGCTGCATGCCGCCCGGGCCAATCTCAACCAGCCCTCGTTAATCATCGTCCGCACCCAGATAGGTTACGGCAGCCCCGGCAAGCAGGGAAGCGCGGCCGCCCACGGCGCGCCCCTGGGGGCTGAGGAACTGGCCCGGACCAGGGAATATTTAGCTTGGGAGTATCCGCCCTTTACCGTGCCCGAGCCGGTAACAGAGTTGGTGGAAGCGCGTAAGCAGAACCTCACCCGCCAGTACAAAGAGTGGTTAAAACTACTCTCCCGCTATTTTGATAAATTCCCGGAGGAGGCGGCGCGCTGGAGGCGCTGGCATCAGGGGGACGTGCCAGCCCAGTTGGCAACTGATCTGGCCAGTTTGGTGTTTGATGCGCCGGAGGCAACCCGGGCGTCGAGCGCCAGGGCCCTGGCAGTGGCGGCGGAACATATGCCCAATCTCTGCGGTGGCTCCGCCGACCTCAATGTCTCCACTTTGACCTACCTGGATGGTAAAGGAGATTTCACAGCAACAAACCGCCGGGGCAATAATATTTTCTTTGGCATCCGCGAGCATGCCATGGCGGCAATTTGCAACGGGCTCAGTCTGCACGGCGGCTTGCGGGCCTTTTGCGCCACTTTCCTCACCTTTGCCGATTACCTGAAGCCGGCACTGCGCCTCAGCGCCCTGATGCGGCAGCCGGTTATCTACGTGTTTACCCATGACAGTATCGGGGTGGGTGAGGACGGCCCTACCCATCAGCCGGTGGAACAGTTGGCGATGCTGCGCAGCATTCCCAACCTCCATGTCCTGCGCCCGGCCGACGGGCGGGAGACGGCTCTCGCCTGGCAGCTGGCGGCGGAGCGCCGGGACGGACCTACGGCGCTGATTCTTTCGCGCCAGAAGCTGCCGCCCCTGGTGGGGACCGGGCCGGCTGTGGCCCGGGGCGCCTATGTTCTCGGGGAGCGGCCACAGCAGGCGGATATTCTGCTCCTGGCCAGCGGCTCGGAGCTGCAGCTGGCGGTTGCGGCCCGGGACAGGCTGGCGACAGAGGGTATTGTCGCCCAGGTGGTGAGCATGGTGTGCCAGGAGCTGTTTGCGCTGCAGGAGGATAGTTACCGGCAACAGGTGTTGCCGCCGGATGTGCCCCGGCTGGGTATCGAGGCGGCCCATCCCATGGCCTGGGGACAGCTGTTGGGTCCGGGGGATATCTGCATGGGACTGGAAGAGTTTGGCGCCTCGGCGCCCGGTCCCGAGGTCATGGAACGACTTGGCTTTACAACTGACAATATCGTGGCCCTGGCCAAGGAATTGGTTAAGCAAATAGGGTGA
- a CDS encoding glycosyltransferase: MLRVLFVVRRDLETNPGADSVQVQKLHGGLQRLGVEVDICNNGMDNLGSQYDIVHFFNLFRARELYPAFRKLGSTAVKKILTPLYWPLERIRMAWGPGHYRRWQAGAPLRRELVAGMDMLAPAAAVEAEQVLAEYSVDVSWQVASVGTDIHRLPEEPVTLSPETVLCVGRIALWNNQLALARVCRQLGVKLVLAGPISDYGYSLQIRRENPAVEFTGRVDEQRLAGLYRSAALHVQPAWYAVPGLVNLDAAALGCRLIATAEGSARAYLGDAVGYCSPDDSALLKRLVAANLGQSAPPGLDMAVQSAWSWRHAAEITASIYKRLV; encoded by the coding sequence ATGCTCAGGGTGCTGTTCGTCGTGCGGCGGGACTTGGAGACCAATCCCGGGGCTGACAGCGTTCAGGTCCAAAAACTCCACGGGGGCCTGCAGCGACTGGGTGTGGAAGTGGATATCTGCAATAACGGGATGGACAATTTGGGATCACAATATGATATTGTGCATTTTTTTAATCTTTTTCGGGCCCGGGAGCTCTACCCGGCGTTTCGGAAATTGGGTTCTACTGCGGTGAAAAAAATACTGACACCCCTATACTGGCCCCTGGAGCGGATACGGATGGCCTGGGGTCCCGGACATTATCGGCGCTGGCAAGCGGGTGCCCCCCTGCGCCGGGAGTTGGTGGCGGGTATGGATATGCTGGCGCCGGCGGCAGCTGTTGAGGCGGAACAAGTGCTGGCCGAATATAGCGTTGATGTCAGCTGGCAGGTGGCATCGGTGGGGACGGATATCCATCGGTTGCCGGAAGAGCCAGTAACGTTATCGCCGGAGACCGTGCTTTGCGTTGGGCGAATTGCCCTGTGGAACAATCAGCTGGCTCTGGCCCGGGTATGCCGGCAGCTGGGGGTGAAGCTGGTTCTGGCGGGTCCAATTAGCGACTACGGCTACAGCTTGCAGATTCGTCGGGAGAATCCGGCAGTGGAGTTTACCGGCCGCGTCGATGAGCAACGTCTCGCCGGATTATATCGGAGCGCGGCCCTGCATGTGCAGCCGGCCTGGTATGCAGTGCCCGGATTAGTCAATCTCGATGCAGCGGCCCTGGGCTGTCGGCTGATTGCTACTGCCGAAGGCAGCGCCCGGGCCTATCTTGGCGATGCTGTAGGCTATTGTTCGCCGGATGATTCGGCGCTTTTAAAACGGTTGGTTGCGGCAAACTTGGGCCAATCGGCGCCGCCGGGATTGGATATGGCGGTGCAGAGCGCCTGGAGTTGGCGACATGCAGCGGAAATAACGGCATCAATATATAAGCGATTGGTCTGA
- a CDS encoding ABC transporter permease subunit, which produces MFPEQISLELGKYADDFIRWLNSNFGAVFDAIRDGVLWLLLNIEWLLLLMPWWLFIGLVFLLGWRLKSVVSGLVFAAMMFTIGAFGLWEPTMSTLAIVLASVFFSLLVGIPVGIAMGSNNKLAVFLKPVLDAMQTLPSFVYLIPAVILFDMGKVPGVFATMIYALPPIIRLTDLGLRRVSKEMVEAGQSFGSSSWQMLFRVKLPQALPTIMAGINQTTMMALAMVVIAAMIGAGGVGHVVVTSINRIDIARGTESGLAVVFLAIIIDRLTQSMADRYNFDES; this is translated from the coding sequence ATGTTTCCAGAACAAATTAGTTTAGAACTGGGTAAATACGCGGATGATTTTATCCGTTGGTTAAACAGTAATTTTGGCGCTGTGTTTGATGCCATCCGCGACGGCGTGCTCTGGCTGCTATTGAATATCGAGTGGCTGCTGTTGTTGATGCCCTGGTGGTTATTTATCGGCCTGGTGTTTCTCCTGGGCTGGCGCCTGAAATCTGTGGTCTCGGGGCTCGTCTTTGCTGCGATGATGTTCACCATTGGTGCCTTTGGCCTCTGGGAGCCGACAATGTCGACGCTGGCGATTGTGCTGGCCTCGGTGTTCTTCTCACTTTTGGTGGGCATACCGGTGGGGATCGCCATGGGCAGCAATAACAAATTGGCGGTGTTTTTAAAGCCAGTTTTGGACGCGATGCAGACTCTGCCCAGCTTTGTCTACCTGATTCCCGCTGTTATCCTGTTTGATATGGGCAAGGTGCCGGGTGTATTTGCGACAATGATCTATGCCCTGCCGCCAATTATCCGGTTGACGGACCTTGGCCTGCGTCGGGTGTCTAAGGAAATGGTGGAGGCCGGTCAGTCCTTTGGTTCCTCCTCCTGGCAGATGTTGTTCCGGGTCAAACTGCCCCAAGCGCTGCCGACGATTATGGCTGGGATTAACCAGACGACAATGATGGCTTTGGCAATGGTGGTTATTGCGGCGATGATTGGCGCCGGCGGAGTCGGCCATGTTGTGGTGACATCAATCAACCGCATCGATATTGCCCGGGGCACTGAGAGTGGTCTTGCCGTTGTGTTTCTGGCGATTATCATCGATCGGCTGACTCAGAGTATGGCCGACCGCTATAATTTTGACGAAAGTTAA